CACCATCCAGTCCCTGATTTACATCCACAACTCTTCCTTTGCGATGCGCACCGACCGTAATACCTCCTCCCAAATGGGCTACGATCAGGTTCATGTCCTCATATTTTTTCATGATGGAGTTGGCGTGCGAGCGAGCTATCGCTTTCTGATTGAGTGCATGGAAAATAGAATTCCTCTCAAAGTCGGGATGTCCCGAATACCTGGCGAGCGGATCAAGTTCATCCACTACCACGGGATCGGCAATAAAAGCCTCGGCAGAGGGGAGTAACTTTGCAATGTCTGCAGCGATCAATCCTCCAAGGTTGCTGGCGTGTTCACCGCGTTTACATTCCAGCAGATCTTTTTTCATTACATCGTTTACCCGGTAAACGCCCGAACCGATTGGCTTCACCAATCCTCCGCGGCCAATCACCGCGTCAATGGTCTCCAGCGGTATATCGGCATTCTTTAGTTCTTCATAAATCACCTCTTTACGGTGTTCGAATTGGTCTGTGATCCGTTTGAATTTGCCCAACACTTCCTGAGAATGTTTGATGGTCTTCAGAAAAATCACCTTTTCCTGTTGAAAGATAGCGATCTTTGTAGAAGTGGAACCGGGGTTAATCACTAAAATACGCGTATTTACTCCCATTTGAATATCTTATTTTATTGGTTAATCAATCAGTGTGGCTAAAGCGATAGAGAGCAGCTTGCTCCTTTCATCATCGGATCGTGAAGTTAGCACGACAGGTACTGAAGCGCCCATCACCACGGCTGCTGAGGAAGCCCCACCCAGAAAGTTGAGCGCCTTGTAAAACATGTTTCCCGCTTCGATATCGGGCGCAAGGATTATATCGCAGTCGCCTGCTACCTCCCCGCTGATTCCTTTATGCCGTGCTGCATCCGCATTTACCGCGATATCAACGGCAAAAGGGCCATCGACAATACACCCTTTCAACAAACCTTTGTCGTTCATCTCTTTCAACTGAGCGGCATGTACCGTTGCTTCCATCTTTGGATTCACAGTTTCCACTGCGGCAGCCACAGCCACCTTGGGGTTCCCGATACCAATCCCATGGCATGCTTTCACCGCATTATGGATGATCTGCACTTTTGCCTCCAGATCGGGAGCGATATTCATCGCCACATCCGTCACACAAAATATCTTATGGTAATAGGGCGATTCAAAGAAAGCCACATGGCTCAACAACTGATCGGTACGCAAACCCAGATCTTTGTCCAGTACTGCTTTCAAGAGGTCGCCGGTGTTCACAAAACCTTTCATGATAATATCAGCTTCTCCGCTCCTTACTTTCGCAACGGCGATCCGCGCAGAAATAGCACTACCCTCCCGATTATCGATCAATTCGATACCGTCCAGAGAAAAACCAATCGACTGTGCTATTTGCTCAATCTTCCCTTTATCTCCAACGAGCAGGGGTATGATAATCTCCTCCTTTATAGCATTCTGCAAAGCTTTCAAAACATGTTTATCTTCGGCAGCAGCCACAACGACCTTCCGCACAGGCCGCCGGGTTTTCGCTTTCCGGAGTAGTTCAGTCAAATCACGAATCATAGCAACTATTATTTTGCACTATTTTACTTGCAAATAAACAAAAAATATGGTAATATTCAGCTATATTCCGAATGATTTTTGACAAAAAGTAAATCCATTATCAAAAGACACGGCGATTAATTTGTGTCGTAGGAGCAACTGCATTATTATATAATTTCTTACCTCAAACTCACATATTTATAAAATTAAATACATAACTTTGTCTTTATTTGATTGTCAATATACTTTTTGATATACACCATAAACCATACGTTCATGTACAAGAATATCTTCATGTATAATCATCGTATAATTTCTATATATATTTTTATTTACATGTATAGAAAAATGCGGTTTTCTATATACGTCATCTTCAATATGTATAAAAACAGAAAAAATTTATATATATCTATTCATTCACCGATTCTATTTGCTCAACATCTTTATGCCTTAAATCGGCACTATTATTCATGAGTAAATTAATTAATGGAATATTTAAATAATAGTTATACCTACCCGATTTTAATTTCTCTAATAGTTTAGCCTGAACAAGTTTATCCAGATAAGATGTGGCTGTAAGACGTGTTACACCGACATCTGCCATTACGAACTCAATTTTCGTATAAGGATGGCTAAACAAGTTATTGAGTAGTTCGTGGCTATAGGATTTCTTTAGCAATTCCCGTACTTTAAACTTATAATCCTGCATAAGTTTTGATATCCCTTTTACAAGTTGTATTGTCTGTCCTGCTGTTTCTTCAACTCCTTTCAGAATAAACAAAATCCAACTCTCCCAGTCATTTGTTTCCCTGACTGATTGTATCAACCTGTAATATTCGGATTTATTTGAAATAATATAACGGCTCAAATACAATATGGGTAAATCCAATAACCCATTTATGACAAGATAAAGAACATTGATTATACGGCCGGTTCTTCCGTTTCCATCATAAAAAGGGTGAATACTTTCAAACTGATGGTGAATAATAGCCATCTTAATAAGAGGGTCAAGTTGACTTACAGAAGTATCATTGATAAAATCCTGTAAGTTATCCATATAGTTTTCAATCTCCCTCTTATCTTGTGGAGGGGTATACACCACATCTCCGGCTTGGTTTTTTAAAGTAGTACCTGGCACACTACGAAAACCGGCACTGTTTTTTTCCAGTTTCTGTTGAATATCTTTTATATTGTTATTAGTCAAAACCTTGTGGTTTCGTATAAGTTGAAAACCATATCGTAATGCTTCTGCATAATTCAAAACTTCTTTTGTGGTTGCAGAAACAGCCATTCCTCTCAAATCTAAATCAGCCTTATATAGATCATCGTGGGTGGTTACAATATTTTCAACGGCCGAACTGTCTTTAGCTTCTTGCAAAACCAAAGTATTGATGAGAATATTCTCATTAGGAATTGTCAGGGCAACACCTTTCAACTCCGCCAACTTTTTATTCGCTTCGTTTAATTGACGTAATACAGATTTTGTCTCAACATCTAATTCCAACGGCAGTTTAGGTATTTTATAGGTGAGTCCGCTCCGAAAAGTCGGAGTGATAATTTAGTTTAAAATTTTTTGTACAATAAATTTTATAAATCAGGTAAATTTCACCTGAAAAGTTCTTTGAAATATTTGTGTATATAGCTATTATTCACTACCTTAGTAGGGCTTAAAACTGTATAATATGTTCAAAAAATCGGACGAAAACCCTCAATTGGGCATTTTTTCATCACCGACGGAGTACTTCAGAGACTCTAAGAAGAAAGAATACCTAAAAAATGACTCCTGGCATAACCGGTTCCGAAACCATGTTGTAATGCGTGTGGATGAGTCTATTTTCAGACCACTTTATTCTAATGGAACGGGGGCTCCTAATGCCTCTATCCGTATTTTGGTCGGTATGATGATCCTCAAGGAAGGCCAGGGATGGAGCGACGCACAATTGTTTGAGAACTGCGCATACAATTTACTTGTTCGCAGTGCTCTGGGTCTGATGTCGTTAGAGGACGCTGAGCCTGTTTCATCCACTTACTACCTTTTCCGTCGCCATCTGGTTGACTATGCAAGGGAACACGGCGAAGACCTGTTCAAAAAGTGCCAGGGGCAAATCACCCGTGACCAGCTATTGGAGTTTGAGGTGAGCGGCAAGCAGGTGCGCATGGACAGTAAACTGGTCGGCAGCAATATCGCCTGGTACTCCCGTTACGAGTTGATTCATGAAACCCTGCGTCTGTTTATCAATGAAAGGGAGGAACATATCTTCAATAAGAGCCTGTCCAAAGAGATGTTTTCCCTTATCGAAAGCATACAGGGTGAAACGGGCAACAAGGTGGTGTACCGCAGTACAAAGGCCGAGGTTGATGCCAGGTTCGTTGAACTGGGCAAACTGATGTACCGTTTTATAGGGCTCTTCAAGAAGCATGACTATGGTCATTACCAGACCCTTAAAGCGGTTTTCGAACAACAATACTCGGTTGGCAGGGACAAAACTGTCGTTCCTCTGGAAAAGGAGAAAGTCAGCGCCAAATCCATACAGTCACCCCATGACACCGACTGCCATTACCGTGACAAAGACGGCAACAAGGTCAAAGGGTATTCGGTGAACGTCACCGAGACATGCGACCAACCGGGAGATGACAAAGATACGGCATTGAACCTGATAACCGATACCGAGGTAACGGTGGCATCGGCTCCGGACAACGGCTTCCTTGAACAAGCCCTGGATCGGACACAGGAAATAATATCCGACAAAATAGAGAAAGTATATGCCGACGGGGCTTACCACAGTGCTGATAATCAGGAGTATTGCCAAAGCGATAAAAATGGCATCGAGCTGATACTCACAGGCATGCAAGGCCCCGCACCGAGATATGACATCCGTTTGGACGAACAGAATGAAATCAATTTAATAGTAACCGACAACAAAACAGGAACAACAATACAGGCACAACGGGTAAAACTCCGCAAAGACAAAACACAGAGGAAATGGAGGATCAAGACTGAAGAAGGAAAATACCGCTACTTCGATGAGGATAACCTCAGGGCTGCCGCTCTGAGGAAGAAATTGGACGATATCCCGATAGATGAAAAAAATATCAGGAACAATGTCGAAGCAAGCATTTTCCAGTTAGGATACCATTACCCGAATGACAAGAGCCGTTACAGGTCACTTGCCAAGCACAAACTATGGGCATACTCCCGCTCGTTGTGGATAAACTTCGTCAGGATAGTGAATTATATGACGCGAATAAGTCAAAGAGCGCTTTTTTGGCAAAAACTGCCACAATATATAATTAATTTATGTTTCAATATGTATATTATTGTAAGCATACTTTCAATTAATAAAAACAATCACATTTGTCCGGTTAAACTTCATTTTTCAGCAATTTGAAAAAATGGGGTTTTCAGAGCAGACTCATAGGTCATATTATTCATCATTTTTTGTTTATCTTATTCAAACTTTTTCCAATTTCATTCCCAAATACTTAGAGAATATCACTCCTTCCATCATAAATTTCAGACTATAATATCATATTTCATACTCATTATCATCTATTTATCAGGAACAAATATAAGGAAATATCACTATTAACCGACTAAATTCTAAATCCTTTAAATTCTATTTTTATTACGATGATACATAGTGTTTTGGAAAATGAAAATTCATTTTCCAAAAAGATACCCTCCCCATTCCTCAGAACAATGATAGCTGTGCGGCCGATGGGCTTTTGTTCCGACTCTTCATCCGTTTGGGATATGCACGCCTGCCTTCGGTCACAACCCAAGTCAAATCCAAATGGCTTATCAAATGCATTCGCAACAATGCGGCTATGGTTGAAAATGCCTTTTTGCTTTCAGATTTGGTTTGAATCACCTGCAAAAGCAAAAAGGCGATCAATGTACACCAAACTTGTGTTTTTATACCGTTTTCCGTGTCGGAATAAAAATAGGTGAGTTGGAAGTTCTGTTTTAAACTTTTGAAGGTCGTCTCGATTAACCACCTGTTTTTATAAGCCAAGGCAACTTCCTCATCCGTTATTTCCCAATTATTGGTTATGAACTTGTATTTTCTGCCTTCCTCATCTTTATACCAGACTAAACGCAAGCATAAAGTTTTCACCTGTTTGGATTTCTTCTTCTTTTTTTTCCCTCGACTTCGATTTCAACGGTTTCCTTATAGTTTATGTGGATATGCTCCGTTTTAAAAACGCCATATTCACCTTTCTCCAACTTCTTTTCAAACAGGACTTCCTGAACTTCATATTTTGCATTGTCTTTTAGCCGGCAAACGTAATTTACACCCGTTTGGGTCCATTTGGCATATTGCAGGTAATAGTTGTACGCCTTGTCAAAGACTATCATGCTGCCCGGAGCCAAATTCAGATATTGCAAAAAGTTCTTGTCATGCATCTTTGCCTCGCTTATCTTCACAAATTGTGGCGTGTCGGCATGGATATCGGTCAGCATGTGGACTTTCAATCCGCCTTTCTTTTTCCCTTCGCCTTTAGGATTACGACCCACTCCTTTCATTATGTCCGAGAACAGGGTTATTGTACTTGAGTCAAATGCATAAAATTCTTCAAAACTAATGCCTTCTTTGCGGCGTTTCCTTTTGCGGCTGACCGACAAAAATGGAGAAAAATGGGCTATCAATGCGAAATAGAACAGTCGGAACAATTCTTCGTCCCTATCACGTAACGCGTCTCCGGCCGTACTTTTGGCAGGTGAACTTTCCATCCCAAGATAATTCAGCTTACCCGCCAAAGCCCGCATTCCATCACAAACCTCCCCCATCGAGTCACAACGGGAAAATATGCCAAAGAGCATTACCATTAACTGCTCCCATGAAAAAAAGGTCTTATAATACCTGTCTGTTTTCATTCTTATCACCAACTCATCAAACTTCTCCTTGGGGATTATATTGATAATTTGTTTGAACACCGGCTGACCGACTAAATTCTTTTTGTTAACTTTGTCCATGTCGATTTTATTTTTTTGCGACAATAAAAATACGACATTCGGGTGAAACCGGAAAACGGGAGTAGCCCGATTCTTCTTTAATTATTTTAGTCGGTCAGTAGTGAAAAAATATCTAAACATTTGCCAGTAAAAAAAAAATGATGTTAATTTGTATTCTGCTGTTGGTTACGCCAAACATGGGAGATAAATGGAATCAATTGATAATCAATGGAAGAAATTCCTGGAAGAGGGAGATAATCTCTCTTTCTCTCTTATCTATAAAAAACATATAGATGAGCTATTCTCTTATGGAATCAGCTTGGGAATTCCGACTGAGATATGTAAAGATGCCCTGCAGGATACCTTTTACAAACTGTACATTACCAGAGAGAAGCTTCATCATGTAGAAAATATCACCGCTTATATATTCAAGACTTTCAAAAATTGCCTCATAAATTTGAATAAAAAGGAGAGGCACAGGGAGAAAATTGTCTCTTTTCCAAACTCATTTTCCATTCAAGTCACAGTACTGGATGATATCATTAGCAATGAAAAAGCCGAATTGATTAAGAAAAAAGTGGAATCATTGTTAAGCAAGTTAACACCAAATCAGCGTGAAGCTGTTTATCTGAAATATATGATCGGTTTGCAGCACAAGGAAATAGCAGAAGTTTTGAATATCAATGAGGAGTCTGCAAGAAAATTACTGTACAGAGCCATGGAGAAACTACGCGAGTATGCTTCCCAAGATAATCACCCCGAGAGCTTATTCCTATTCACTCTACTCTATCTGATACGATAGAAGCTTTTCAAATCTTCATTTTTGATACCTCTATATCTATAATGTTAAAATTGCAATTTTAACATTAAATTTTGTCCACGAATTTATTTTAATATTGTCAATATATAAAAAAGAATTGCTGTGAATAAAATAATTCATACATCTCAGCAGA
This window of the Proteiniphilum saccharofermentans genome carries:
- the buk gene encoding butyrate kinase, which encodes MGVNTRILVINPGSTSTKIAIFQQEKVIFLKTIKHSQEVLGKFKRITDQFEHRKEVIYEELKNADIPLETIDAVIGRGGLVKPIGSGVYRVNDVMKKDLLECKRGEHASNLGGLIAADIAKLLPSAEAFIADPVVVDELDPLARYSGHPDFERNSIFHALNQKAIARSHANSIMKKYEDMNLIVAHLGGGITVGAHRKGRVVDVNQGLDGDGPFSPERSGSLPVGTLLKAAFSGQYSYEEMYSMIVGKGGMMAYLGTNDAYLAEREAKDGDEKCKEVLEAMAYQVAKEIGAMSTVLKGEVDAILITGGIANSKWFCNLVIERVYRIAPVHVYPGQDEMGALAENALLALNGDIEIKEYQ
- a CDS encoding bifunctional enoyl-CoA hydratase/phosphate acetyltransferase — encoded protein: MIRDLTELLRKAKTRRPVRKVVVAAAEDKHVLKALQNAIKEEIIIPLLVGDKGKIEQIAQSIGFSLDGIELIDNREGSAISARIAVAKVRSGEADIIMKGFVNTGDLLKAVLDKDLGLRTDQLLSHVAFFESPYYHKIFCVTDVAMNIAPDLEAKVQIIHNAVKACHGIGIGNPKVAVAAAVETVNPKMEATVHAAQLKEMNDKGLLKGCIVDGPFAVDIAVNADAARHKGISGEVAGDCDIILAPDIEAGNMFYKALNFLGGASSAAVVMGASVPVVLTSRSDDERSKLLSIALATLID
- a CDS encoding Fic family protein, which codes for MELDVETKSVLRQLNEANKKLAELKGVALTIPNENILINTLVLQEAKDSSAVENIVTTHDDLYKADLDLRGMAVSATTKEVLNYAEALRYGFQLIRNHKVLTNNNIKDIQQKLEKNSAGFRSVPGTTLKNQAGDVVYTPPQDKREIENYMDNLQDFINDTSVSQLDPLIKMAIIHHQFESIHPFYDGNGRTGRIINVLYLVINGLLDLPILYLSRYIISNKSEYYRLIQSVRETNDWESWILFILKGVEETAGQTIQLVKGISKLMQDYKFKVRELLKKSYSHELLNNLFSHPYTKIEFVMADVGVTRLTATSYLDKLVQAKLLEKLKSGRYNYYLNIPLINLLMNNSADLRHKDVEQIESVNE
- a CDS encoding transposase, with product MFKKSDENPQLGIFSSPTEYFRDSKKKEYLKNDSWHNRFRNHVVMRVDESIFRPLYSNGTGAPNASIRILVGMMILKEGQGWSDAQLFENCAYNLLVRSALGLMSLEDAEPVSSTYYLFRRHLVDYAREHGEDLFKKCQGQITRDQLLEFEVSGKQVRMDSKLVGSNIAWYSRYELIHETLRLFINEREEHIFNKSLSKEMFSLIESIQGETGNKVVYRSTKAEVDARFVELGKLMYRFIGLFKKHDYGHYQTLKAVFEQQYSVGRDKTVVPLEKEKVSAKSIQSPHDTDCHYRDKDGNKVKGYSVNVTETCDQPGDDKDTALNLITDTEVTVASAPDNGFLEQALDRTQEIISDKIEKVYADGAYHSADNQEYCQSDKNGIELILTGMQGPAPRYDIRLDEQNEINLIVTDNKTGTTIQAQRVKLRKDKTQRKWRIKTEEGKYRYFDEDNLRAAALRKKLDDIPIDEKNIRNNVEASIFQLGYHYPNDKSRYRSLAKHKLWAYSRSLWINFVRIVNYMTRISQRALFWQKLPQYIINLCFNMYIIVSILSINKNNHICPVKLHFSAI
- a CDS encoding transposase is translated as MKTLCLRLVWYKDEEGRKYKFITNNWEITDEEVALAYKNRWLIETTFKSLKQNFQLTYFYSDTENGIKTQVWCTLIAFLLLQVIQTKSESKKAFSTIAALLRMHLISHLDLTWVVTEGRRAYPKRMKSRNKSPSAAQLSLF
- a CDS encoding IS4 family transposase, producing the protein MDKVNKKNLVGQPVFKQIINIIPKEKFDELVIRMKTDRYYKTFFSWEQLMVMLFGIFSRCDSMGEVCDGMRALAGKLNYLGMESSPAKSTAGDALRDRDEELFRLFYFALIAHFSPFLSVSRKRKRRKEGISFEEFYAFDSSTITLFSDIMKGVGRNPKGEGKKKGGLKVHMLTDIHADTPQFVKISEAKMHDKNFLQYLNLAPGSMIVFDKAYNYYLQYAKWTQTGVNYVCRLKDNAKYEVQEVLFEKKLEKGEYGVFKTEHIHINYKETVEIEVEGKKRRRNPNR
- a CDS encoding RNA polymerase sigma factor, which gives rise to MESIDNQWKKFLEEGDNLSFSLIYKKHIDELFSYGISLGIPTEICKDALQDTFYKLYITREKLHHVENITAYIFKTFKNCLINLNKKERHREKIVSFPNSFSIQVTVLDDIISNEKAELIKKKVESLLSKLTPNQREAVYLKYMIGLQHKEIAEVLNINEESARKLLYRAMEKLREYASQDNHPESLFLFTLLYLIR